From Brassica oleracea var. oleracea cultivar TO1000 chromosome C3, BOL, whole genome shotgun sequence, a single genomic window includes:
- the LOC106331787 gene encoding MATE efflux family protein 5-like: MKCTEAPLLVKNKQQSEEERERIRWEKMKKVASMAAPMVAVNMSQFLLQATSTMIVGHRNELSLAGIALGSSFANVTGFGILFGLSGALETLCGQAFGAEQYQKLGPYTFTSMVYLLIIAFPISILWIFMNQILILLHQDRQVAELASVYCLWLIPALFGYSVLESLVRYFQSQSLIFPMVLSSLAALAFHVPLCWLMVHRFEFGVKGAAVSIGISYWLNAVFLWVYMKRSQTCLKTRIYMSKDAFLHTKIFFQFAVPSAMMCCLEWLAFEVITLLSGLLPNSKLETSVISICLTTSTLHYNLVNGIGDAASTNVANELGAGNPRGAHDSASAAVIIAAVESVIVSSTLFLSRNVWPYAYSNVEEVTRYVTKMTPILCISILMDSFVIVLSGIVRGTGWQKIGAYVNIASYYIIGIPIGLLLCFHLHFNGKGLWAGLVSGSTLQTLILFLVVGFTNWTKEANKARERILDEKV, from the exons ATGAAGTGTACTGAAGCTCCATTACTGGTGAAGAACAAACAACAATCAGAGGAAGAGAGAGAGAGGATAAGATGGGAGAAGATGAAGAAAGTTGCTTCAATGGCTGCTCCAATGGTCGCCGTGAACATGTCTCAGTTTCTTCTTCAAGCAACTTCTACGATGATTGTCGGTCACCGGAACGAACTCTCCCTTGCCGGAATCGCTCTTGGAAGCTCATTTGCTAACGTCACCGGCTTTGGTATCCTC TTTGGTCTTTCAGGTGCATTGGAAACACTATGTGGCCAAGCATTTGGAGCAGAACAATATCAGAAGCTCGGACCCTACACTTTCACGTCAATGGTTTATCTCTTGATTATCGCTTTTCCGATTTCGATTCTTTGGATATTCATGAACCAGATCTTGATTCTTCTTCACCAAGACCGTCAAGTAGCTGAGTTAGCATCTGTTTACTGCCTCTGGCTCATACCGGCATTATTCGGTTACTCGGTTCTCGAGTCGCTGGTTCGATACTTTCAGTCACAAAGCTTAATATTTCCTATGGTGTTGAGCTCTCTAGCTGCTCTCGCTTTCCATGTTCCTCTCTGTTGGCTAATGGTTCACAGATTTGAGTTTGGAGTCAAAGGAGCGGCTGTGTCTATCGGTATCTCCTACTGGCTTAACGCGGTTTTCCTTTGGGTTTACATGAAACGCTCTCAAACGTGCTTGAAAACGCGGATTTATATGTCCAAGGATGCGTTTCTTCACACGAAAATCTTCTTTCAATTTGCGGTTCCTTCTGCGATGATGTGTTG CCTTGAGTGGTTAGCTTTCGAGGTGATAACTTTGCTCTCCGGTCTTCTTCCCAACTCAAAGCTCGAAACTTCGGTTATCTCGATTTG TCTCACGACCTCTACTTTGCACTACAATTTGGTAAATGGAATCGGTGATGCTGCGAG TACCAATGTGGCGAATGAGCTAGGAGCTGGGAACCCACGAGGGGCTCATGATTCTGCTTCAGCCGCAGTTATAATTGCAGCTGTTGAATCAGTCATTGTGAGCTCTACTCTCTTCTTATCTCGGAATGTATGGCCTTATGCTTACAGCAATGTGGAGGAAGTAACTCGCTATGTGACCAAGATGACTCCCATTCTTTGCATTTCAATCCTCATGGACAGCTTCGTGATCGTCCTCTCCG GGATTGTGAGAGGAACAGGGTGGCAGAAAATTGGGGCTTATGTGAACATAGCTTCGTATTATATCATTGGTATTCCTATTGGACTTCTATTGTGTTTTCATCTTCACTTCAATGGGAAAGGACTCTGGGCCGGTTTAGTCTCAGGATCAACACTACAAACTCTAATCCTCTTTCTTGTTGTTGGGTTCACCAATTGGACCAAAGAG GCAAACAAAGCTAGGGAGAGAATACTTGATGAGAAAGTTTAG